In Porphyrobacter sp. LM 6, one DNA window encodes the following:
- a CDS encoding TonB-dependent receptor family protein: protein MPSPVLPARSLIALLLASAAAPALAAEAPAESTGAPDSANPGGATSIIVTAGRSDDRLPDESGTLIFAGKLGDIAVLGDIPPVPSRNLRVALADIPGLLVSEVSNGSWASLSYRGLGEPHESWNILTLQDAVPAVPDMYSYPAGYFIPPLELVDRVEFIRGASGLLYGPQPGGAINYVMRGPRREEGAEGQARLTLGSWDARSGLANVAVSDGQFAADGFIQYSEGDGPRRVNSDHEQTSARLRGHYIGDAATLTLALDYYQGRFGEPGGLSAARLAADRRDGSTARDRLRIERFAPTLALDWQVDDQTQVTARAFYSRFERESWRQAGGSFGQVTPYANVLVRQLQVFDTAGIDLRARHDFGGQSQHSLTIGVLGHTSDAPVFVDKGASNADFTGSAGALARAQRSGDTLAVFGEVKLGFGDVQIVPGFRLERLRQRVVETLDLSLGSATGGAPGGANGVLGNREDTQTVPLYGIGITWDAGDNLRFVANASRGFKPLLYNDGVTFQAGIDAAGTFDASYAFTIEGGLQAEPADPLRIDASLFRVEFENQVGFLAGPLVAAPPFGAVGAGGARRQNVGSMRNQGVDLAVRLDLIGPDGIAKGDNTLRLSTNLQLLDADFTDGAADGFTPQYAPEHLLRSTLAWMGKDGARAALTFTSVGDQQGADNNVADFFLPGYEVLDASVEWPVAGGFTIGAGVNNLLDEDYAGRVRPGGGGGFDPGAPRNVFLSIGWRG, encoded by the coding sequence ATGCCCTCGCCCGTCCTGCCTGCCCGTTCGCTGATAGCCCTGCTGCTCGCCTCTGCCGCCGCCCCCGCGCTGGCGGCCGAAGCGCCGGCGGAAAGCACGGGCGCGCCGGATAGCGCCAACCCCGGCGGGGCGACCTCGATCATCGTCACCGCCGGTCGCAGCGATGACCGCCTGCCCGACGAATCGGGCACGCTGATCTTCGCCGGCAAGCTTGGCGATATCGCGGTGCTGGGCGACATTCCCCCCGTCCCCTCGCGCAACCTGCGCGTGGCGCTGGCGGACATTCCGGGCCTGCTTGTCTCGGAAGTCTCGAACGGGTCGTGGGCCTCGCTGTCCTATCGCGGGCTGGGCGAGCCGCACGAAAGCTGGAACATCCTCACGCTGCAGGATGCCGTGCCCGCTGTGCCCGACATGTATTCCTACCCTGCGGGCTATTTCATCCCGCCGCTCGAGCTGGTCGACCGGGTTGAATTCATCCGCGGCGCATCGGGCCTGCTCTATGGGCCGCAGCCGGGCGGCGCGATCAACTACGTGATGCGCGGGCCGCGCCGCGAGGAAGGCGCCGAAGGCCAGGCGCGCCTCACGCTCGGCAGCTGGGACGCGCGCTCGGGCCTCGCTAATGTCGCTGTGTCCGACGGGCAATTCGCCGCCGATGGCTTCATTCAGTATTCCGAGGGCGACGGCCCGCGCCGCGTGAACAGCGATCACGAACAGACCTCGGCGCGGCTGCGCGGCCATTACATCGGCGATGCGGCAACGCTCACGCTGGCGCTGGATTACTATCAGGGCCGTTTCGGCGAACCCGGCGGGCTTTCCGCTGCCCGCCTTGCAGCCGACCGGCGCGACGGATCGACCGCGCGTGACCGGCTGCGGATCGAACGCTTCGCCCCGACGCTGGCGCTCGACTGGCAGGTGGATGATCAGACGCAGGTCACCGCCCGCGCCTTCTACAGCCGCTTCGAGCGCGAAAGCTGGCGGCAGGCCGGCGGCAGTTTTGGGCAGGTGACGCCCTATGCCAACGTGCTGGTGCGCCAGTTGCAGGTGTTCGACACCGCCGGGATCGATCTGCGCGCGCGCCATGATTTCGGCGGGCAGAGCCAGCACAGCCTCACCATCGGCGTGCTCGGCCACACGTCGGATGCGCCGGTGTTCGTCGACAAGGGCGCGAGCAATGCCGATTTCACCGGCAGCGCAGGCGCACTCGCCCGCGCGCAGCGCAGCGGCGATACGCTGGCGGTGTTCGGCGAGGTGAAGCTCGGCTTCGGCGATGTGCAGATCGTCCCCGGCTTCCGGCTGGAACGCCTGCGCCAGCGCGTGGTCGAAACGCTCGACCTCAGCCTCGGCAGCGCCACCGGCGGCGCGCCGGGCGGGGCCAACGGGGTGCTGGGCAACCGCGAAGACACGCAGACCGTGCCGCTCTACGGGATCGGGATAACATGGGACGCGGGTGACAACCTGCGCTTCGTTGCCAATGCCAGCCGCGGGTTCAAGCCGCTGCTCTATAATGACGGCGTGACCTTCCAGGCCGGGATCGATGCGGCGGGCACCTTCGATGCCTCCTACGCCTTCACGATCGAAGGCGGGCTTCAGGCCGAACCGGCAGACCCGCTGCGGATCGATGCGAGCCTGTTCCGGGTCGAATTCGAAAACCAGGTCGGTTTCCTCGCCGGCCCGCTGGTCGCAGCCCCGCCCTTCGGTGCGGTGGGCGCTGGCGGCGCGCGGCGGCAGAATGTCGGATCAATGCGCAACCAGGGCGTCGATCTGGCGGTACGGCTGGATCTGATCGGACCGGACGGGATCGCCAAGGGGGACAATACCCTGCGCCTGTCGACCAACCTGCAACTGCTCGATGCCGATTTCACCGATGGTGCGGCGGATGGCTTCACCCCGCAATATGCGCCAGAGCACCTGCTCCGCTCGACGCTGGCGTGGATGGGCAAGGATGGCGCGCGGGCGGCGCTGACCTTCACCTCGGTCGGCGACCAGCAGGGGGCGGACAACAACGTCGCCGATTTCTTCCTGCCGGGTTACGAGGTTCTCGATGCCTCGGTCGAATGGCCGGTGGCGGGCGGGTTCACGATCGGCGCGGGGGTGAACAACCTGCTCGATGAGGACTATGCCGGGCGCGTGCGGCCGGGCGGGGGCGGCGGGTTCGATCCGGGCGCGCCGCGCAACGTGTTCTTGTCGATCGGCTGGCGCGGCTAG